From one Streptomyces sp. CA-210063 genomic stretch:
- a CDS encoding DUF4190 domain-containing protein, giving the protein MQLTAARRTETTATTTRTRGRDADGMAVASFVLGLLGLLVLNLFLGPIAIVLSTLALKRGTTRRGRAYLGLGLGIADLAILAILMQTTNTVSWSF; this is encoded by the coding sequence ATGCAGCTCACCGCCGCACGCCGGACCGAAACCACCGCCACCACCACCCGCACCCGAGGCCGCGACGCCGACGGCATGGCCGTCGCCTCCTTCGTCCTCGGCCTCCTGGGCCTCCTGGTCCTGAACCTCTTCCTGGGCCCCATCGCCATCGTCCTGTCCACCCTCGCCCTGAAGCGCGGCACCACCAGGCGAGGCCGCGCCTACCTGGGCCTCGGCCTCGGCATCGCCGACCTCGCCATCCTCGCCATCCTGATGCAGACGACGAACACGGTGTCCTGGAGCTTCTGA
- a CDS encoding cysteine desulfurase family protein: MAYLDHAATTPMLPEAAEALTAQLSVTGNASSLHASGRRARRTVEEARETLAEALGARPSEVVFTSGGTEADNLAVKGLYWSRRDADPARTRILASPVEHHAVLDAVHWLGEHEGATVEYLPVDAYGRVHPETLREAIARNPDDIALATVMWANNEIGTILPVRELADVAKEFGVPLHADAVQAFGQVPVDFESSGLAAMTVSGHKIGGPYGIGALLLGREYSPVPVLHGGGQERHVRSGTLDVPAVASFAVAGRLAAEQHEWFAREIGALRDSLVEAVRTAVPDAILGGDPSSEGRLPANAHFTFPGCEGDSLLLLLDAQGIECSTGSACTAGVAQPSHVLLATGTDPDLARGTLRFSFGHTSTEADVEAVAKAIGPVVERARNAGLT, translated from the coding sequence ATGGCTTACCTCGACCACGCGGCGACCACCCCGATGCTCCCCGAGGCGGCAGAGGCCCTGACCGCCCAGCTGAGCGTCACCGGCAACGCCTCCTCGCTGCACGCATCCGGCCGCCGAGCGCGGCGCACCGTCGAGGAGGCCCGCGAAACCCTCGCCGAGGCCCTCGGAGCCCGCCCCAGCGAGGTCGTCTTCACCTCCGGCGGCACCGAGGCCGACAACCTCGCCGTGAAGGGCCTGTACTGGTCCCGCCGCGACGCGGACCCCGCCCGCACCCGGATCCTCGCCAGCCCCGTCGAACACCACGCGGTCCTCGACGCCGTCCACTGGCTCGGCGAACACGAGGGCGCCACCGTCGAGTACCTCCCGGTCGACGCGTACGGCCGAGTCCACCCGGAAACCCTCCGCGAGGCCATCGCCCGCAACCCCGACGACATCGCCCTGGCCACCGTGATGTGGGCCAACAACGAGATCGGCACGATCCTGCCGGTCCGTGAACTGGCCGACGTGGCAAAGGAGTTCGGCGTCCCGCTGCACGCCGACGCGGTCCAGGCCTTCGGTCAGGTTCCGGTCGACTTCGAATCCTCCGGCCTCGCCGCGATGACCGTCTCCGGCCACAAGATCGGCGGGCCGTACGGCATCGGCGCGCTGCTGCTGGGCCGTGAGTACAGCCCCGTACCCGTCCTGCACGGCGGCGGCCAGGAGCGCCATGTCCGCTCCGGCACCCTCGACGTCCCGGCCGTCGCCTCCTTCGCGGTCGCCGGCCGGCTCGCCGCCGAGCAGCACGAGTGGTTCGCCCGGGAGATCGGCGCCCTGCGCGACTCCCTGGTCGAGGCGGTCCGTACGGCGGTCCCGGACGCGATCCTGGGCGGTGACCCCTCCTCGGAAGGACGCCTCCCGGCCAACGCGCACTTCACCTTCCCCGGCTGCGAGGGCGATTCGCTGCTCCTGCTCCTCGACGCCCAGGGCATCGAGTGCTCCACGGGCTCCGCCTGCACCGCGGGCGTGGCCCAGCCCAGCCATGTCCTCCTCGCCACCGGCACCGACCCGGACCTCGCCCGCGGCACCCTCCGTTTCTCCTTCGGTCACACCTCCACGGAGGCGGACGTCGAGGCGGTCGCGAAGGCGATCGGCCCGGTGGTGGAGCGCGCCCGCAACGCCGGGCTGACCTGA
- a CDS encoding N-acetylmuramoyl-L-alanine amidase: MGTRRASKNSSGDVGGGPSGGKDAGRRIGRRALLIGTAVAAAGTAVVARDELTRAWWRVPGVEKPRKDGEVDYTGARWVAASDANWRMADRPDDFGIEMVIIHVTQGSFDSAVKVFQDPAHGAAAHYIVRKDGHVTQMIRELDVAYHAGNRDYNERSVGIEHEGFVERPEDFTDEMYEASARLTARICARYEIPLDREHILGHVEVPGTDHTDPGEGWDWDRYMKLVRAAATAQTSTTA; this comes from the coding sequence GTGGGAACAAGACGGGCTTCGAAGAACAGTTCCGGGGATGTCGGCGGGGGTCCGTCCGGCGGCAAGGACGCGGGGCGGCGCATCGGTCGCCGGGCCCTGCTCATCGGCACGGCCGTGGCCGCCGCCGGCACCGCCGTGGTGGCCCGGGACGAGTTGACGCGCGCGTGGTGGCGGGTGCCCGGCGTCGAGAAGCCGCGCAAGGACGGCGAGGTCGACTACACCGGGGCCCGGTGGGTGGCCGCGTCGGACGCGAACTGGCGGATGGCGGACCGGCCGGACGACTTCGGCATAGAGATGGTGATCATCCATGTCACCCAGGGCAGCTTCGACAGCGCCGTGAAGGTCTTCCAGGACCCGGCGCACGGAGCGGCCGCGCACTACATCGTCCGCAAGGACGGCCACGTCACGCAGATGATCCGCGAGCTGGACGTGGCGTACCACGCGGGCAACCGCGACTACAACGAACGCAGTGTCGGCATCGAGCACGAGGGCTTCGTCGAGCGCCCCGAGGACTTCACCGACGAGATGTACGAGGCCTCCGCGCGGCTCACGGCCCGGATCTGCGCGCGGTACGAGATACCCCTCGACCGCGAGCACATCCTCGGCCATGTCGAGGTCCCGGGCACGGACCACACGGACCCCGGCGAGGGCTGGGACTGGGACCGCTACATGAAGCTCGTGCGCGCGGCCGCCACCGCGCAGACCTCGACGACCGCCTGA
- a CDS encoding DUF6777 domain-containing protein has translation MARAERGFRMSGRRGAVKSRRRGTRTFTLRTAGAFVAFAVLLGSMTGLACVARTAAAEAVGYLAENAFFTGELGDGRDLDGNLSDQGGSRKGDERGLYGGSTEIDVCDPELLLQFLLEAGNGRKKTAWAKALGIGAKNKNVREYVKSLTPFVLANDTLVANHGYKKGEANRYDAVLEAGTAVLVDVFGVPRVKCNCGNPLGISAYDPDEIKVEFDNKGKGNKPWKVKKDQVVRVEQADAPQRELTVADVEDPTEEVRVPLPEEPELTSGDDSGNADSGNGESESPAEVTIPETRGRSVEEVTQELEGAGLVVTTETVDDPDVSPGTVAGTRPEGGTTVAVGDSVTLLVAEETTPEQVTVPDVVGRPQAEAEAEITAVGLVPVVEPEAVSSPDQVGVVIRQTPVGLSEAGPQSAVTLVVGTDPSAGEDVGGTDIGGTGEVTDGGTGTDGGGTSADGGFFGGTG, from the coding sequence ATGGCACGTGCCGAGCGGGGATTCCGCATGTCCGGACGGCGGGGGGCGGTCAAGTCCCGGCGGCGGGGAACACGTACGTTCACTCTGAGGACCGCCGGCGCGTTCGTCGCCTTCGCCGTCCTCCTCGGATCGATGACGGGCCTGGCCTGTGTGGCCCGTACGGCGGCCGCGGAGGCGGTCGGCTACCTCGCCGAGAACGCCTTCTTCACAGGAGAACTCGGCGACGGCCGGGACCTGGACGGGAACCTCAGCGACCAGGGCGGCTCCCGCAAGGGCGATGAGCGGGGACTCTACGGAGGCAGCACCGAGATCGACGTATGCGATCCAGAGCTGCTGCTCCAGTTTCTGCTGGAGGCCGGCAACGGCAGGAAGAAGACCGCCTGGGCGAAGGCGCTCGGCATCGGCGCGAAGAACAAGAACGTGCGCGAGTACGTCAAGTCCCTCACCCCCTTCGTCCTCGCCAACGACACCCTGGTCGCCAACCACGGTTACAAGAAGGGCGAGGCCAACCGCTACGACGCGGTTCTCGAAGCGGGCACCGCCGTGCTCGTCGACGTGTTCGGGGTGCCGCGTGTGAAGTGCAACTGCGGCAATCCGCTGGGCATCAGCGCGTACGACCCCGACGAGATCAAGGTCGAGTTCGACAACAAGGGCAAGGGCAACAAGCCGTGGAAGGTCAAGAAGGACCAGGTCGTACGGGTCGAGCAGGCCGACGCTCCGCAGCGGGAACTGACCGTCGCCGATGTGGAGGACCCCACCGAGGAGGTGCGGGTCCCGTTGCCTGAGGAGCCCGAGCTGACGAGTGGTGACGACTCCGGGAACGCCGACTCCGGGAACGGTGAGTCGGAGAGCCCGGCCGAGGTCACGATCCCCGAGACCAGGGGCAGGTCCGTGGAGGAGGTGACACAGGAACTGGAGGGCGCCGGTCTCGTCGTGACGACCGAGACCGTGGACGACCCTGATGTGTCCCCCGGCACGGTCGCCGGCACAAGGCCGGAGGGCGGTACCACGGTGGCTGTGGGCGACTCGGTGACTCTGCTGGTCGCGGAGGAGACGACGCCGGAACAGGTGACGGTGCCCGACGTGGTGGGTCGGCCTCAGGCCGAGGCGGAAGCGGAGATCACCGCCGTCGGACTGGTCCCCGTGGTGGAGCCAGAGGCCGTGTCGTCCCCGGACCAGGTGGGCGTGGTCATCCGGCAGACACCGGTCGGCCTCAGCGAGGCCGGGCCCCAGTCCGCCGTAACCCTGGTGGTCGGCACGGATCCGTCGGCCGGCGAGGACGTGGGCGGCACGGACATCGGCGGAACCGGCGAAGTGACGGACGGCGGAACCGGCACGGACGGCGGCGGAACCAGTGCGGACGGCGGTTTCTTCGGCGGCACCGGCTAG